In Desulfuromonas sp., a single genomic region encodes these proteins:
- a CDS encoding branched-chain amino acid ABC transporter permease, whose amino-acid sequence MKKLQRYALPGFLVIMAVLPHLLNSRWQAVAITFVIFAVVALSQDIILGKSGMFNMGQALFFGMGAYTTAILNAKFGWPLLATVPLAILIPALFGILLAGPIVHLRGDYLLVVTIGFNIVFVQVLQNNLGGLTGGPNGIFGLDSLSFFGMQLMGQISVYYFAFIVLLLTLWIMRNLEKSKPGRALHYLREDPLAAESIGINTRVYKIFAFALGAGIAGLAGTVYATQYSAVSPEAFDFIQSVLFFSIVIVGGSSIPGVLIGVFVMFVLPEIFREFATWRFFIFGIAMITAMILRPRGIIPATFGKIPKFLIKGGSHGA is encoded by the coding sequence ATGAAAAAACTGCAACGATATGCACTTCCCGGCTTCCTGGTGATCATGGCGGTGCTGCCGCATCTTCTGAATTCCCGCTGGCAGGCCGTTGCCATTACCTTCGTCATCTTTGCCGTGGTCGCCCTGTCGCAGGATATCATTCTTGGCAAGAGCGGGATGTTCAATATGGGCCAGGCCCTGTTCTTCGGGATGGGAGCCTATACCACCGCGATTCTCAATGCCAAGTTCGGTTGGCCGCTTCTGGCGACGGTGCCGCTGGCGATCCTGATCCCGGCCCTGTTCGGTATTCTCCTGGCCGGCCCGATTGTTCACCTGCGCGGTGACTACCTGCTGGTCGTGACCATCGGCTTCAATATCGTGTTCGTCCAGGTCCTGCAGAATAATCTCGGCGGCCTGACCGGCGGACCGAACGGCATCTTCGGGCTCGATTCGCTGAGCTTCTTCGGGATGCAGTTGATGGGTCAGATCTCGGTCTATTATTTCGCCTTCATCGTCCTGCTGCTGACGCTCTGGATCATGCGCAACCTGGAAAAGAGCAAGCCGGGACGGGCCCTGCATTATCTGCGCGAAGATCCTCTGGCCGCCGAGAGTATCGGCATCAATACCCGGGTCTACAAGATTTTTGCTTTCGCCCTCGGCGCCGGCATCGCCGGTCTGGCCGGAACCGTTTATGCGACCCAGTATTCGGCGGTCAGCCCGGAAGCCTTCGACTTCATCCAGTCGGTTCTCTTCTTCAGTATCGTTATCGTCGGTGGTTCGTCGATACCGGGGGTGCTGATCGGCGTCTTCGTTATGTTCGTGCTGCCGGAGATCTTTCGCGAATTTGCGACCTGGCGCTTCTTTATCTTCGGCATCGCCATGATTACGGCGATGATTCTGCGGCCGCGCGGCATCATTCCGGCGACCTTCGGCAAAATCCCCAAGTTCCTGATCAAGGGAGGCAGCCATGGCGCGTAA
- a CDS encoding branched-chain amino acid ABC transporter permease, with the protein MEIFLQQLANGLTIGSMFALVALGYTMVYGVMRLINFAHGDLVAAAAFVGLTIYTHVMGEAASLFAVIIIFLLTAVCMAVVGVLLERAAYRPLRTAPRLSAVVSALGASLVIQNGIMLIWGPQMRIFPELVPQVYWDLGGVVISLIQVIILVLSLVLMLALYLFVEKTRMGAAIRASSIDQDAARLMGINVNSVIALIFIIGSSLGAVGGLFIGLYYRGITFNMGWQYGLYAFVAAIIGGIGNIPGAMLGGMLLGLFNAFIAGYVSSTWADAFTFILLILILIVRPTGILGERVAEKV; encoded by the coding sequence ATGGAAATATTTTTACAGCAACTGGCTAACGGACTGACTATCGGCAGCATGTTTGCCCTGGTGGCGCTCGGCTATACCATGGTCTACGGGGTCATGCGCCTGATCAATTTTGCCCATGGTGATCTGGTTGCGGCGGCAGCGTTCGTCGGTTTGACCATCTACACCCATGTCATGGGTGAGGCGGCCTCGCTTTTCGCCGTTATTATCATCTTCCTGCTCACCGCCGTCTGCATGGCGGTGGTCGGGGTGCTGCTTGAGCGGGCTGCCTACCGCCCCCTGCGCACGGCGCCGCGGCTCTCGGCGGTGGTTTCGGCCCTCGGTGCCTCGTTGGTTATCCAGAACGGCATCATGCTGATCTGGGGTCCGCAGATGCGCATCTTCCCGGAGCTGGTGCCGCAGGTCTACTGGGATCTTGGCGGCGTCGTCATCAGCCTGATCCAGGTTATCATCCTGGTGCTCTCCCTGGTCCTGATGCTGGCGCTCTACCTGTTCGTTGAAAAGACCCGTATGGGGGCCGCGATCCGGGCCAGTTCCATCGACCAGGACGCCGCCCGGCTGATGGGCATCAATGTCAACAGTGTCATCGCCCTGATCTTTATTATCGGTTCATCGCTCGGCGCGGTCGGGGGTCTGTTTATCGGCCTCTACTATCGCGGCATCACCTTTAACATGGGCTGGCAATATGGCCTCTACGCCTTTGTCGCGGCGATTATCGGCGGCATCGGCAACATCCCCGGGGCGATGCTCGGCGGCATGCTGCTCGGCCTGTTCAACGCCTTTATCGCCGGTTATGTCTCCAGTACCTGGGCCGACGCCTTTACCTTTATTCTGCTCATCCTGATCCTGATTGTCCGGCCGACCGGGATCCTCGGAGAGCGGGTGGCGGAGAAAGTCTGA